The Streptomyces sp. NBC_01255 genome window below encodes:
- the ptsP gene encoding phosphoenolpyruvate--protein phosphotransferase yields METTLRGVGVSHGVAIGEVRHMGTAVLEPPAKQIPADEAEREQGRARQAVEAVAADLNARGNLAGGEAQAVLEAQAMIAQDPELIADVDRRIAVGSTAERGIYDAFSHYRELLAGAGEYMAGRVADLDDVRNRIVARLLGVPMPGVPDSDEPYVLIARDLAPADTALLDPTLVLGFVTEEGGPTSHSAILARALGVPAIVALPGAGELAEGTLIAVDGSTGELFVDPSEEKKTELTQAAAARKAALSSSSGPGATSDGHKVPLLANVGGPADVPAAVEAGAEGVGLFRTEFLFLDDSKQAPSEEKQIEAYRKVLEAFPEGRVVVRVLDAGADKPLDFLTPVDEPNPALGVRGLRSLLDHPEVLRTQLTALAKAAEGLPVYLEVMAPMVADRTDAKAFADACREAGLRAKFGAMVEIPSAALRARSILQEVEFLSLGTNDLAQYTFAADRQVGAVSRLQDPWQPALLDLVALSAEAAKAEGKSCGVCGEAASDPLLACVLTGLGVTSLSMGAASIPYVRATLAKYTLAQCERAAAAARAADTAHEARLAAQAVLSGE; encoded by the coding sequence ATGGAGACAACGCTGCGAGGCGTCGGCGTCAGCCACGGTGTGGCTATCGGCGAGGTCCGGCACATGGGCACGGCGGTTCTCGAACCGCCGGCCAAGCAGATTCCGGCCGATGAGGCGGAGCGCGAACAGGGGCGCGCCCGTCAGGCGGTGGAAGCTGTGGCCGCGGACCTCAACGCGCGAGGCAATCTGGCCGGCGGCGAGGCCCAGGCGGTGCTCGAGGCCCAGGCGATGATCGCCCAGGACCCGGAGCTCATCGCCGACGTCGACCGCCGGATCGCGGTCGGCAGTACCGCGGAGCGCGGTATCTACGACGCGTTCTCGCACTACCGGGAGCTGCTCGCGGGTGCCGGTGAGTACATGGCCGGGCGCGTCGCCGACCTCGACGACGTGCGGAACCGGATCGTCGCCCGGCTGCTCGGCGTCCCGATGCCCGGTGTGCCGGACAGCGACGAGCCGTACGTGCTGATCGCGCGGGACCTTGCGCCCGCCGACACGGCTCTGCTCGACCCGACGCTCGTCCTCGGTTTCGTCACGGAGGAGGGCGGGCCTACCAGCCACAGCGCGATTCTCGCGCGGGCGCTCGGTGTGCCGGCCATCGTCGCGCTGCCCGGCGCGGGTGAGCTCGCCGAGGGCACGCTCATCGCCGTCGACGGTTCGACCGGTGAGCTCTTCGTCGACCCCAGCGAGGAGAAGAAGACAGAGCTGACGCAGGCCGCCGCCGCGCGGAAGGCCGCGCTGTCCTCGTCGAGCGGTCCTGGTGCGACCTCGGACGGGCACAAGGTGCCGCTGCTCGCCAACGTCGGCGGTCCGGCGGACGTGCCGGCCGCTGTGGAGGCGGGCGCCGAGGGCGTCGGTCTGTTCCGTACGGAGTTCCTCTTCCTGGACGACAGCAAGCAGGCTCCGTCCGAGGAGAAGCAGATCGAGGCCTACCGCAAGGTGCTCGAGGCGTTCCCCGAGGGCCGTGTGGTCGTGCGGGTGCTCGACGCCGGTGCGGACAAGCCGCTGGACTTCCTGACGCCGGTCGACGAGCCGAACCCCGCGCTCGGTGTGCGCGGGCTGCGGTCGCTGCTCGACCACCCGGAGGTGCTGCGGACGCAGCTGACCGCGCTGGCGAAGGCCGCCGAGGGGCTGCCCGTGTACCTCGAGGTCATGGCGCCGATGGTGGCCGACCGTACGGACGCGAAGGCCTTCGCCGACGCGTGCCGCGAGGCGGGGCTGCGGGCGAAGTTCGGTGCGATGGTCGAGATTCCCTCGGCCGCGCTGCGGGCGCGCTCGATTCTCCAGGAGGTCGAGTTCCTGTCGCTCGGCACCAACGACCTCGCGCAGTACACCTTCGCCGCCGACCGTCAGGTCGGTGCCGTGTCGCGGCTCCAGGACCCGTGGCAGCCCGCGCTGCTCGACCTGGTCGCGCTGTCCGCCGAGGCGGCCAAGGCCGAGGGCAAGAGCTGTGGTGTCTGTGGTGAGGCGGCTTCGGACCCGCTGCTCGCCTGTGTCCTGACGGGTCTGGGGGTCACCTCCCTGTCGATGGGCGCCGCGTCGATTCCGTACGTGCGGGCGACGCTTGCCAAGTACACGCTGGCGCAGTGCGAGCGGGCCGCTGCCGCGGCGCGTGCCGCGGACACCGCGCACGAGGCGCGCCTCGCCGCGCAGGCGGTGCTGTCCGGGGAGTGA
- a CDS encoding PTS sugar transporter subunit IIA codes for MTSVTSPLAGRAIGLAAVPDPVFSGAMVGPGTAIDPVREPSEAVSPLDGVVVSMHPHAFVVVDSEGHGVLTHLGIDTVQLNGQGFELLVNKGDTVTRGQAVVRWNPAEVEAAGKSPICPIVALEATADSLSDVVEDGDVKADDLLFNWS; via the coding sequence ATGACATCCGTGACGTCGCCGCTTGCCGGACGCGCCATCGGTCTCGCCGCAGTTCCCGACCCGGTCTTCTCCGGTGCGATGGTCGGTCCTGGTACCGCCATCGATCCCGTGCGTGAGCCCTCGGAGGCGGTGTCCCCTCTCGACGGGGTCGTCGTCTCCATGCACCCGCACGCCTTCGTCGTCGTCGACAGTGAGGGGCACGGCGTGCTCACCCACCTCGGCATCGACACCGTTCAGCTCAACGGGCAGGGCTTCGAGCTGCTCGTCAACAAGGGTGACACCGTGACGCGCGGACAGGCCGTCGTGCGCTGGAACCCCGCCGAGGTCGAGGCCGCCGGCAAGTCCCCCATCTGTCCCATCGTGGCCCTGGAGGCCACCGCGGACTCGCTCTCCGACGTCGTCGAGGACGGCGACGTGAAGGCCGACGACCTGCTCTTCAACTGGAGCTGA
- a CDS encoding CDP-alcohol phosphatidyltransferase family protein gives MEVQETRVQTDRVLTIPNILSMARLLGVPLFLWLILRPEFGGPNSDGWALLVLMLSGVSDYLDGKLARRWNQISNLGRLLDPAADRLYILSTLVGLTWREILPLWLTAALLAREAMLLVMVGILRRHGYPPPQVNFLGKAATFNLMYAFPLLLLSDGTGWLSSLAEVFGWAFAGWGTTLYWWAGILYVVQVRRLVKADTAAD, from the coding sequence GTGGAGGTCCAGGAGACTCGCGTTCAGACCGACCGGGTCCTCACCATCCCCAACATTCTCAGCATGGCGCGTCTTCTCGGCGTGCCGCTGTTTCTGTGGCTCATTCTCCGCCCCGAGTTCGGTGGACCCAACAGCGACGGGTGGGCGCTGCTCGTCCTGATGCTCAGTGGCGTCAGCGACTATCTCGACGGCAAGCTCGCCCGGCGCTGGAACCAGATCAGCAACCTCGGCCGGCTGCTCGACCCGGCCGCCGACCGGCTGTACATCCTGTCCACGCTCGTGGGGCTCACCTGGCGCGAGATCCTGCCGTTGTGGCTGACCGCCGCCCTGCTGGCGCGTGAGGCGATGCTGCTGGTCATGGTGGGAATCCTCCGGCGGCACGGCTACCCGCCGCCGCAGGTGAACTTCCTCGGGAAAGCTGCGACATTCAACTTGATGTACGCGTTCCCGTTGCTGCTTCTCAGTGACGGAACGGGCTGGCTCTCGTCACTCGCTGAAGTTTTCGGGTGGGCCTTCGCAGGATGGGGTACAACTCTGTATTGGTGGGCAGGGATCCTCTACGTGGTCCAGGTCCGTCGACTCGTGAAGGCGGATACCGCGGCCGATTGA
- a CDS encoding mannose-1-phosphate guanyltransferase — MKAVVMAGGEGTRLRPMTSSMPKPLLPVVNRPIMEHVLRLLKRHGLNETVVTVQFLASLVRNYFGDGEELGMELTYANEEKPLGTAGSVKNAEEALKDDAFLVISGDALTDFDLTDLIAFHKEKGALVTVCLTRVPNPLEFGITIVDEEGKVERFLEKPTWGQVFSDTVNTGIYVMEPEVFDYVAADVSVDWSGDVFPQLMKEGKPIYGYVAEGYWEDVGTHESYVKAQADVLEGKVQVDIDGFEISPGVWVAEGAEVHPDAVLRGPLYIGDYAKVEAGAEIREHTVIGSNVVIKSGAFLHKAVVHDNVYIGPQSNLRGCVIGKNTDIMRAARIEDGAVIGDECLVGEESIVQGNVRVYPFKTIEAGAFVNTSVIWESRGQAHLFGARGVSGILNVEITPELAVRLAGAYATTLKKGATVTTARDHSRGARALKRAVISALQASAIDVRDLENVPLPVARQQTARGSAGGIMVRTSPGVPDSVDIMFFDERGADLSQAGQRKLDRVFARQEYRRAFPGEIGDLSFPASVFDSYTGSLLRNVDTTGIAEAGLKVVVDASNGSAGLVLPSLLGRLQVDSLVINPGLDESRPTESAESRRAGLVRLGEIVASARAAFGVRFDPVGERLSLVDERGRIIEDDRALLVMLDLVAAERRSGRVALPVTTTRIAEQVAAYHGTQVEWTTTSPDDLTRVGREESTIFGGDGRGGFIVPEFSSVFDGAAAFVRLIGLVARTQLTLSQIDARIPRAHVLKKDIATPWAVKGLVMRRVVEAAGSRSVDTTDGVRVVEADGRWVMVLPDPAEAVTHLWAEGPDDASAQALLDEWTEVVDSAGR; from the coding sequence ATGAAGGCCGTCGTGATGGCCGGTGGCGAAGGAACCCGACTTCGCCCCATGACCTCGAGCATGCCCAAGCCTCTTCTGCCGGTGGTAAACCGGCCGATCATGGAGCACGTCCTGCGACTGCTCAAGAGGCACGGTCTCAATGAGACCGTTGTCACCGTGCAGTTTCTCGCCTCCCTCGTCAGGAACTACTTCGGTGACGGCGAAGAGCTCGGGATGGAGCTCACGTACGCCAACGAGGAGAAACCACTCGGTACAGCGGGCAGCGTGAAGAATGCCGAAGAAGCGTTGAAGGACGACGCTTTTCTCGTCATCTCGGGGGACGCGCTCACAGATTTCGATCTGACCGATCTCATCGCCTTCCACAAGGAGAAGGGCGCCCTCGTCACCGTCTGCCTCACCAGGGTTCCGAATCCCTTGGAATTCGGGATCACCATCGTGGACGAAGAGGGAAAGGTCGAACGTTTCCTGGAGAAGCCCACCTGGGGACAGGTCTTCTCGGACACGGTGAACACGGGCATCTACGTGATGGAGCCCGAGGTCTTCGACTATGTCGCGGCCGACGTTTCGGTGGACTGGTCGGGTGACGTCTTCCCTCAGCTCATGAAGGAGGGCAAGCCGATCTACGGCTATGTCGCCGAGGGCTACTGGGAGGACGTCGGCACCCACGAGAGTTATGTGAAGGCCCAGGCGGACGTTCTCGAGGGCAAGGTCCAGGTCGACATCGACGGCTTCGAGATCTCCCCCGGCGTCTGGGTCGCCGAAGGCGCCGAGGTACATCCGGACGCCGTGCTGCGCGGGCCGCTCTACATCGGGGACTACGCCAAGGTCGAGGCCGGCGCCGAGATCCGTGAGCACACCGTCATCGGCTCGAACGTGGTGATCAAGAGCGGGGCCTTCCTGCACAAGGCCGTCGTGCACGACAACGTCTACATCGGCCCGCAGAGCAATCTGCGCGGCTGCGTGATCGGCAAGAACACCGACATCATGCGGGCCGCCCGCATCGAGGACGGCGCCGTGATCGGGGACGAGTGCCTGGTCGGCGAAGAATCGATCGTGCAGGGGAACGTACGGGTCTATCCGTTCAAGACGATCGAGGCCGGTGCCTTCGTCAACACCTCGGTCATCTGGGAGTCCCGGGGGCAGGCGCACCTCTTCGGGGCGCGTGGGGTGTCCGGCATCCTGAATGTGGAGATCACGCCGGAGCTGGCCGTGCGTCTCGCCGGTGCCTACGCCACGACACTCAAGAAGGGTGCGACCGTCACCACGGCTCGTGACCACTCCCGGGGTGCCCGGGCGCTGAAGCGGGCGGTGATCTCGGCGTTGCAGGCCAGCGCCATCGACGTACGGGACCTGGAGAACGTACCGCTGCCCGTGGCCAGGCAGCAGACCGCGCGGGGGAGCGCCGGCGGGATCATGGTCCGCACCTCGCCCGGTGTGCCGGACTCCGTGGACATCATGTTCTTCGACGAGCGCGGGGCGGACCTCTCACAGGCCGGGCAGCGGAAGCTCGACCGGGTGTTCGCGCGGCAGGAGTACCGGCGGGCCTTCCCCGGGGAGATCGGTGACCTCTCCTTCCCGGCGAGCGTCTTCGACTCGTACACCGGGTCGCTGTTGCGGAACGTCGATACGACCGGCATCGCGGAGGCGGGGCTGAAGGTCGTCGTGGACGCCTCCAACGGCAGTGCGGGGCTCGTCCTGCCGAGTCTCCTCGGCCGGCTCCAGGTGGATTCGCTGGTGATCAACCCGGGGCTCGACGAGTCCCGGCCCACCGAGTCGGCCGAGAGCCGGCGGGCCGGGCTCGTACGGCTGGGGGAGATCGTGGCGTCGGCGCGGGCGGCGTTCGGGGTGCGGTTCGACCCCGTGGGCGAACGGCTCTCGCTCGTCGACGAGCGGGGACGGATCATCGAGGACGACCGGGCGCTCCTGGTGATGCTCGACCTGGTGGCGGCCGAGCGGCGTTCGGGACGGGTCGCGCTGCCCGTGACGACCACGAGGATCGCCGAGCAGGTCGCCGCGTACCACGGCACGCAGGTGGAGTGGACGACGACCTCGCCCGACGACCTCACGCGAGTGGGCCGTGAGGAATCGACGATCTTCGGCGGTGACGGGCGCGGTGGGTTCATCGTGCCCGAGTTCAGCAGCGTCTTCGACGGGGCGGCCGCCTTCGTGCGGCTCATCGGTCTCGTGGCCCGGACGCAGCTCACGCTGAGCCAGATCGACGCGCGGATTCCGCGTGCCCACGTCCTGAAGAAGGACATCGCGACCCCGTGGGCCGTGAAGGGGCTGGTCATGCGTCGGGTTGTGGAGGCGGCCGGCAGCCGGTCCGTGGACACCACCGACGGAGTGCGGGTCGTCGAGGCCGACGGGCGCTGGGTGATGGTGCTGCCCGACCCCGCGGAGGCCGTCACTCATCTGTGGGCGGAGGGCCCCGACGACGCCTCCGCGCAGGCGCTGCTCGACGAGTGGACCGAGGTGGTCGACAGCGCAGGTCGCTGA
- a CDS encoding DUF881 domain-containing protein translates to MSQQPPVRSTGSPPPRPDASMSLLNNVIDHALDDGYAEATARREAEGGGLPRSLRAKLGVAAGLVLAAAVVTVGAAEARISAPVVAKERQDLIDRIEGETSAADQLERDVERIRAEVGERQRQALEQHGGDQAELVALLSGATPVHGPGVKLVVDDAKGTDTGGGGPRESSGFSDTGRVRDRDMQRVVNGLWESGAEAVSINGQRLTSLSAIRAAGDAILVDNKPLVPPYTVLAIGDGQRLSTAFQDSADGQYLHALVENFGIRSSISAEGDVRLPAAPSLTVRTAEPRGAGAATPSGRATADTGKGTS, encoded by the coding sequence ATGTCGCAGCAGCCCCCCGTTCGGAGCACCGGATCACCGCCGCCGCGTCCGGACGCGTCGATGTCGCTGCTGAACAACGTGATCGACCACGCGCTCGACGACGGCTACGCGGAGGCCACGGCCCGGCGCGAGGCCGAGGGCGGTGGCCTGCCCCGCAGCCTGCGCGCCAAGCTCGGCGTCGCCGCGGGCCTCGTGCTCGCCGCGGCCGTGGTGACGGTGGGCGCGGCCGAAGCGCGGATCTCGGCGCCGGTGGTCGCCAAGGAACGGCAGGACCTGATCGACCGGATCGAGGGGGAGACCTCGGCCGCCGATCAGCTGGAGCGTGACGTCGAGCGGATCCGGGCCGAGGTCGGGGAGCGGCAGCGGCAGGCGCTGGAGCAGCACGGCGGGGACCAGGCCGAGCTCGTCGCCCTGCTTTCGGGCGCGACGCCGGTGCACGGACCCGGGGTGAAGCTGGTCGTCGACGACGCCAAGGGCACCGACACCGGGGGCGGGGGACCGCGGGAGAGCAGCGGCTTCTCCGACACGGGCCGGGTCCGCGACCGGGACATGCAGCGGGTGGTCAACGGGCTGTGGGAGTCCGGTGCCGAGGCCGTCTCGATCAACGGGCAGCGGCTGACATCGCTGTCCGCGATCAGGGCCGCCGGCGACGCCATACTGGTCGACAACAAGCCGCTGGTGCCGCCGTACACCGTCCTCGCGATCGGGGACGGACAGCGGCTGAGCACAGCGTTCCAGGACAGCGCCGACGGACAGTATCTGCACGCGCTGGTGGAGAACTTCGGGATCAGGAGCAGCATCTCGGCCGAGGGCGACGTACGCCTGCCGGCCGCGCCGAGCCTGACCGTACGTACAGCAGAGCCGAGGGGGGCCGGGGCGGCGACGCCGTCCGGTCGGGCCACGGCCGACACAGGGAAGGGCACATCGTGA
- a CDS encoding small basic family protein → MIAVLGLIVGVVVGLLVRPEVPAVVEPYLPIAVVAALDAVFGGLRAMLDGIFVDKVFVVSFLSNVVVAALIVFLGDKLGVGAQLSTGVVVVLGIRIFSNAAAIRRHVFRA, encoded by the coding sequence GTGATCGCCGTACTGGGCCTGATCGTCGGAGTCGTGGTCGGACTGTTGGTCCGGCCCGAGGTGCCGGCGGTGGTCGAGCCCTATCTTCCGATCGCCGTGGTCGCCGCCCTGGACGCGGTCTTCGGCGGCCTGCGGGCCATGCTCGACGGGATCTTCGTCGACAAGGTCTTCGTGGTGTCCTTCCTCTCGAACGTGGTCGTGGCCGCGCTGATCGTCTTCCTCGGCGACAAGCTGGGCGTGGGCGCGCAGCTGTCGACCGGCGTGGTCGTCGTGCTCGGCATCCGGATCTTCTCCAACGCGGCCGCCATCCGGCGCCACGTGTTCCGGGCGTGA
- a CDS encoding DUF881 domain-containing protein, with product MSEDPQMPEKPMPENPMPENPDKSRSPQEPQEPQSSPGSQSPEPGEKAELPEGSRSPDAAEAVDAPVAPGGAEPSGRRRLAAAVWPPRVTRAQLIVALLLFVLGLGLAIQVSSTSENSALRGARQEDLVRILDELDDRTQRLEDEKARLEKQRTELESSSDQAEEARKQTQEKERQLGILAGTVAAEGPGITLTVGDPTGAVESDMLLDAIQELRAAGAEAIQVNGVRVVADSYFTGSGDDMRIDGTKVAAPYVFKVIGKPEDLEPALNIPGGVVQTLEKEQATATVERSAKIVVDALRPAKRPDYAQSSSQ from the coding sequence ATGAGCGAGGACCCTCAGATGCCTGAGAAGCCGATGCCCGAGAACCCGATGCCTGAGAACCCCGACAAGTCCCGGAGCCCCCAGGAGCCCCAGGAGCCGCAGAGTTCGCCTGGTTCGCAGAGCCCCGAGCCGGGCGAGAAGGCGGAGCTGCCCGAGGGGTCCCGGAGTCCGGACGCGGCTGAGGCCGTGGACGCGCCCGTCGCTCCTGGCGGGGCCGAGCCGAGTGGGCGGCGCAGGCTCGCCGCCGCCGTGTGGCCGCCGCGGGTCACCCGGGCCCAGCTCATCGTCGCCCTGCTGCTGTTCGTCCTCGGTCTCGGGCTTGCCATCCAGGTCTCCTCGACCAGCGAGAACAGCGCGCTGCGCGGGGCGCGGCAGGAGGACCTCGTGCGGATCCTCGACGAGCTCGACGACCGCACACAGCGCCTGGAGGACGAGAAGGCGCGGCTCGAGAAGCAGCGCACCGAGCTCGAGTCCAGCTCGGACCAGGCCGAGGAGGCCCGCAAGCAGACCCAGGAGAAGGAGCGGCAGCTCGGCATCCTGGCCGGCACGGTGGCGGCGGAGGGGCCGGGGATCACCCTGACCGTCGGCGATCCCACCGGAGCCGTCGAGTCCGACATGCTGCTCGACGCCATCCAGGAGCTGCGCGCGGCGGGTGCCGAGGCGATCCAGGTCAACGGTGTGCGCGTGGTGGCGGACAGTTATTTCACCGGTAGCGGTGACGACATGCGGATCGATGGAACGAAGGTGGCCGCTCCGTACGTCTTCAAGGTCATCGGCAAGCCGGAGGATCTCGAGCCCGCGCTCAACATCCCCGGCGGTGTCGTGCAGACCCTCGAGAAGGAGCAGGCCACAGCCACGGTGGAGCGGTCGGCGAAGATCGTCGTCGACGCCTTGCGACCCGCGAAGCGGCCTGACTACGCTCAGTCGTCCTCGCAGTGA
- a CDS encoding FHA domain-containing protein — protein sequence MSGGYGRCEGVRVGRCDGSRFVLPHGRVCFGQGESPVKLFAKLFGKSAREDGGNARHRAPRHAQSEEQGGERPLFRDEVDGQGGDISGAQGASSVDPAGAGRIGFGEPSTSSTGGGFTPDPYATQTSAGLPRQEDASMPVCTRCGHRNAADSRFCSHCGTPLRGGVAAERASETTSTISISGLEAYDAEVTGQTQLPSLSPEALAAVEALPLGAALLVVRRGPNSGSRFLLDGELTTAGRHPQSDIFLDDFTVSRRHVEFRRAQDGSFTVADVGSLNGTYVNREPIESVVLSNGDEVQIGKYRLVFYSSQRGV from the coding sequence CTGTCCGGAGGATACGGACGTTGTGAAGGTGTCCGGGTCGGCAGGTGTGATGGATCTCGGTTCGTCCTGCCCCACGGGCGGGTCTGTTTCGGTCAAGGGGAATCGCCCGTGAAGTTGTTTGCGAAGTTGTTCGGCAAGAGCGCACGCGAGGACGGCGGCAACGCCAGGCACCGCGCGCCGCGCCATGCCCAGAGCGAGGAGCAGGGCGGCGAGCGCCCGCTCTTCCGCGATGAGGTCGACGGTCAGGGCGGTGACATTTCGGGCGCGCAGGGCGCGTCTTCTGTTGACCCCGCCGGGGCCGGACGCATAGGTTTCGGGGAACCATCAACCTCAAGTACGGGTGGAGGGTTTACCCCCGATCCGTACGCGACACAGACCTCCGCGGGGCTGCCGCGGCAGGAGGATGCGTCCATGCCGGTGTGTACGAGGTGCGGTCACCGCAACGCGGCCGACAGCCGCTTTTGCTCTCACTGCGGCACGCCGCTGCGGGGCGGGGTCGCCGCCGAGCGTGCGTCCGAGACGACGTCGACGATCTCCATCTCGGGGCTCGAGGCGTACGACGCGGAGGTCACCGGTCAGACCCAGCTTCCGTCGCTGTCTCCCGAGGCGCTCGCGGCCGTGGAGGCCCTGCCTCTGGGTGCCGCGCTCCTCGTGGTGCGCCGGGGGCCGAACTCCGGCAGCCGGTTCCTGCTCGACGGAGAGCTGACGACGGCCGGCCGTCACCCGCAGAGCGACATCTTCCTGGACGACTTCACCGTCTCCCGGCGTCATGTCGAGTTCCGGCGGGCACAGGACGGCAGTTTCACCGTCGCCGATGTCGGCAGCCTCAACGGCACGTACGTCAACCGTGAGCCGATCGAGTCGGTCGTGCTGTCCAACGGCGACGAGGTGCAGATCGGCAAGTACCGGCTGGTCTTCTATTCGAGCCAGCGGGGCGTGTGA
- the ftsR gene encoding transcriptional regulator FtsR, translating into MLRTPTGGAGNGTATAGDRLVSIGTVLNQLRDEFPEVTISKIRFLEAEGLVEPRRTASGYRKFSPQDVERLAQILRMQRDHYLPLKVIREHLDALARGEQVSLPAPGRRGELLDGPWEQDGERPTATRIGRAELIAAAEVTEAELAEWESFGLIAEVRGGGYDAEAVTIAGLVADLGRFGLEPRHLRGVKAAADREAGLLEQMVAPLRRHRNPQTRAHAEATAKELAELSVRLHAAFVQTALGIRLQ; encoded by the coding sequence ATGCTGCGAACACCGACGGGCGGTGCCGGAAACGGCACCGCCACCGCGGGCGACCGGCTGGTGAGCATCGGCACGGTGCTGAACCAGCTGCGCGACGAATTTCCCGAAGTGACGATCTCCAAGATCCGGTTCCTGGAGGCCGAGGGGCTCGTGGAGCCCCGGCGGACGGCGTCCGGGTACCGGAAGTTCAGCCCGCAGGACGTGGAGCGGCTCGCTCAGATCCTGCGGATGCAGCGGGACCACTATCTTCCGCTGAAGGTCATCCGTGAGCATCTCGACGCTCTCGCCCGGGGTGAGCAGGTCAGCCTCCCGGCGCCCGGGCGCCGGGGAGAGCTGCTCGACGGACCCTGGGAACAGGACGGGGAACGGCCCACCGCCACGCGGATCGGCCGGGCCGAGCTGATCGCCGCCGCAGAGGTGACCGAGGCCGAGCTCGCCGAGTGGGAGTCGTTCGGTCTCATCGCCGAGGTGCGGGGCGGCGGCTACGACGCGGAGGCCGTCACCATCGCCGGACTTGTCGCGGATCTGGGGAGATTCGGTCTCGAACCCCGGCACCTGCGGGGCGTCAAGGCGGCCGCCGACCGCGAGGCCGGCCTCCTCGAACAGATGGTCGCGCCGCTGCGCCGGCACCGTAATCCGCAGACCAGAGCACATGCGGAGGCCACCGCGAAGGAGCTCGCCGAGCTCTCCGTGAGGCTGCACGCGGCCTTCGTGCAGACGGCTCTGGGCATCCGGCTCCAGTGA
- a CDS encoding bifunctional nuclease family protein yields MNELDVVGVRVEMPSNQPIVLLREVGGDRYLPIWIGPGEATAIAFAQQGMAPPRPLTHDLFKDVLEAVGQELTEVRITDLRDGVFYAELVFASGVEVSARPSDAIALALRTGTPIYGSDGVLDDAGIAIPDEQEDEVEKFREFLDQISPEDFGTNSQ; encoded by the coding sequence GTGAACGAGCTCGACGTTGTGGGTGTCCGGGTGGAAATGCCCTCCAACCAGCCGATCGTGCTCCTGCGGGAAGTGGGAGGCGATCGGTACCTCCCCATCTGGATCGGACCGGGTGAGGCGACCGCGATCGCCTTCGCCCAGCAGGGGATGGCCCCTCCGCGGCCGCTGACGCATGACCTTTTCAAGGACGTGCTGGAGGCCGTGGGGCAGGAGCTCACCGAGGTCCGCATCACGGATCTGCGTGACGGGGTCTTCTACGCCGAGCTGGTCTTCGCCAGCGGCGTCGAGGTGAGCGCCCGGCCGTCCGACGCGATAGCACTGGCTCTGCGGACCGGAACGCCGATCTACGGCAGTGACGGTGTGCTGGACGACGCCGGTATCGCGATTCCGGATGAGCAGGAGGACGAGGTGGAGAAGTTCCGCGAGTTTCTCGACCAGATCTCACCGGAGGACTTCGGGACCAACAGTCAGTGA
- a CDS encoding MerR family transcriptional regulator: protein MSSADGTAGSSLGRVSGESGPYPLHGSVGDLGADASTGPAGDVVGYRGPTACAAAGITYRQLDYWARTGLVEPSVRPAYGSGTQRLYSFRDVVVLKIVKRFLDTGVALQNIRAAVQHLRARGFRDLERMTLMSDGATVYECSSPDEVVDLLQGGQGVFGIAVGVVWRDVEAALSQLHGERVDTGETLVGHNPGDELARRRRDKAV, encoded by the coding sequence ATGAGCAGCGCGGACGGTACGGCAGGGAGCTCGCTCGGACGCGTGTCCGGGGAGTCCGGTCCGTATCCGCTTCACGGCAGTGTGGGCGACCTCGGGGCGGACGCGAGTACGGGCCCGGCGGGTGACGTGGTCGGCTACCGCGGCCCCACGGCCTGCGCGGCCGCCGGCATCACCTATCGGCAGCTGGACTACTGGGCGCGCACCGGACTCGTGGAGCCGAGCGTGCGGCCCGCGTACGGGTCGGGGACCCAGAGGCTCTACAGCTTCCGCGACGTCGTCGTCCTGAAGATCGTCAAGCGCTTCCTCGACACCGGGGTGGCCCTGCAGAACATCCGGGCGGCGGTGCAGCACCTGCGGGCCCGGGGCTTCCGCGATCTGGAGCGGATGACGCTCATGAGCGACGGTGCCACGGTCTACGAGTGCTCCTCGCCCGACGAGGTCGTCGACCTCCTCCAGGGCGGGCAGGGCGTCTTCGGGATCGCCGTCGGGGTCGTCTGGCGGGACGTGGAGGCCGCGCTGTCGCAGCTGCACGGGGAGCGGGTCGACACGGGCGAGACTCTCGTCGGGCACAACCCGGGTGACGAGCTCGCCCGGCGGCGGCGCGACAAGGCGGTCTGA